In Haloterrigena turkmenica DSM 5511, a single genomic region encodes these proteins:
- a CDS encoding FkbM family methyltransferase translates to MTLLHRAYRLFRSEGAGAVASGARKKILARFDPIYQRTKPEYKRYSVGDASAEFDMSRRRLGRHDFADDIRSERSLIERVLSAVEADDVFYDVGANVGIYSCLVGSRLGSGHVVAFEPTPDAYNVLRRNVDRNDAPVETFNVALSDTNGTTRMAVNGRTGHQFADGRDGTLEIETRRGDDLVSERDLRPPNVCKIDIEGAEYLALEGLRETLNDPACRRVFCEIHTEKIREIGGSADEVETLFRELGFELKFRGDRRANYFIEASRSAEHR, encoded by the coding sequence ATGACCCTTCTACACCGGGCGTATCGACTGTTCCGCTCGGAGGGCGCTGGAGCGGTCGCGAGCGGGGCCCGAAAGAAGATCCTCGCTCGGTTCGATCCGATCTATCAGCGGACAAAGCCCGAGTACAAGCGGTATTCGGTCGGCGACGCGAGTGCCGAGTTCGACATGTCCCGCCGCCGGCTGGGTCGACACGACTTCGCCGACGACATCCGCTCCGAACGGTCGCTCATTGAACGCGTCCTCTCGGCCGTTGAGGCGGACGACGTGTTCTACGATGTCGGCGCGAACGTCGGTATCTACTCCTGTCTGGTCGGAAGCCGGCTAGGATCAGGGCACGTTGTCGCCTTCGAGCCGACGCCGGACGCCTACAACGTCCTCCGCCGGAACGTCGACCGAAACGACGCGCCGGTCGAGACGTTCAACGTCGCGCTGTCCGACACGAACGGAACGACCCGAATGGCCGTGAACGGACGGACAGGCCACCAGTTCGCCGACGGCCGCGACGGGACCCTCGAGATCGAGACGCGACGCGGCGACGACCTCGTCAGCGAACGTGACCTCCGGCCGCCGAATGTCTGCAAGATCGATATCGAAGGGGCGGAGTATCTCGCGCTCGAGGGGCTTCGCGAGACACTCAACGATCCGGCCTGTCGTCGCGTCTTCTGTGAGATACACACGGAGAAGATACGGGAGATCGGGGGCAGTGCCGACGAGGTGGAAACGCTCTTTCGGGAACTGGGCTTCGAACTCAAGTTCCGCGGCGACCGGCGCGCGAACTATTTCATCGAGGCGAGTCGGTCGGCCGAACACCGATGA
- a CDS encoding glycosyltransferase family 4 protein, whose amino-acid sequence MTRIALVTPRYPPTHAGGGEISARLLAEQLHARDAVDEVVVYSFDGESTETVGGVPVFRLADVPQYPYTLPNEIAYRKLRAVGPDPDVIHAYNMHLHPAVGRLSATLDVPAVATLNAYPLVDWAEVNVSPSLKRRLYERTLLRLERPRLLEQMANIGLFLPLSSAVERVYRSHGLETADYEVIPNMLDPSFEVPADGTEETDQVELLYVGYLRDTKGVRYLVDAMDRLPEQIELTVVGDGPERDALEARAAKAAAFDRIEFTGSVPYEEVTRAYADADVFVHPGVWPEPFGRTILEAMQAGLPVVATDIGGPAETVPQSELLAEPGDPASLSESIEYAVTNRDRIGRENRQFVEEQYHPDVVVPRFHDVYERVRRD is encoded by the coding sequence ATGACGCGAATCGCCCTCGTCACCCCACGATACCCGCCGACCCACGCCGGCGGCGGAGAGATCAGCGCTCGGCTGCTCGCCGAGCAGCTCCACGCTCGAGACGCCGTCGACGAAGTGGTCGTCTACTCGTTCGACGGCGAGTCCACGGAGACGGTCGGGGGGGTTCCGGTCTTCCGGCTCGCGGACGTTCCGCAGTACCCCTACACCCTGCCGAACGAGATCGCCTACCGGAAGCTCAGGGCGGTCGGGCCAGACCCTGACGTGATCCACGCGTACAACATGCACCTCCATCCCGCCGTGGGACGGCTCTCCGCGACGCTCGACGTTCCCGCGGTGGCGACGCTGAACGCGTACCCGCTCGTCGACTGGGCAGAGGTGAACGTGAGCCCCTCGCTCAAGCGCCGACTGTACGAACGAACACTGCTGCGCCTCGAACGGCCTCGTCTACTGGAGCAGATGGCGAACATCGGCCTATTTCTGCCGCTTAGCAGCGCTGTCGAGCGGGTCTACCGGAGCCACGGGCTCGAGACTGCCGACTACGAAGTGATCCCAAATATGCTCGATCCGTCCTTCGAGGTCCCCGCCGATGGGACCGAGGAGACGGATCAGGTGGAGCTGCTGTATGTCGGCTATCTCCGGGACACGAAGGGGGTACGGTATCTCGTCGACGCGATGGATCGCCTCCCGGAGCAGATCGAACTGACGGTCGTCGGCGACGGGCCGGAGCGGGACGCGCTGGAAGCCCGCGCCGCGAAAGCTGCCGCATTCGACAGGATCGAGTTCACCGGCTCGGTCCCCTACGAGGAGGTTACTCGAGCGTACGCGGACGCGGACGTGTTCGTCCACCCCGGCGTCTGGCCGGAGCCGTTCGGTCGGACGATTCTCGAGGCGATGCAGGCCGGACTCCCGGTTGTTGCGACGGACATCGGCGGTCCCGCGGAAACCGTCCCCCAGTCGGAACTGCTGGCCGAACCCGGCGATCCGGCGAGCCTGAGCGAGAGCATCGAATACGCCGTCACGAACCGCGACCGGATCGGCCGTGAGAACCGACAGTTCGTCGAAGAGCAGTATCATCCGGATGTTGTCGTTCCGCGGTTTCACGACGTCTACGAGCGCGTCCGCCGGGACTGA
- a CDS encoding glycosyltransferase, whose translation MTDFGAADRELAVAHWGEHANGGGDRLAWELARVFEDAPFYVGWRDESIEPADIEAEQLIQDRLLNRALEQGGLARQLAHLVGWQLASPLREYDILVTSGNEPLFYVAPTEQTWVAYIHHTNRRQSDQITEIESARFPRLQLLVYYAIRVLFDHNTHRPDLYVVNSELVKRRVERYWGVPSEKIRVVYPPVDTHKYNPTDEETEEYYVTLSRLDWHKDIDGIVRAFNELEQRLLVAGDGPERERLERMAGDNVEFLGFVDEAEKQRLLSGAKAFVFNGRDEDFGIAPVEALAAGTPLLGVKEGMTQFQVVDGKNGYRHTRTGETGPSLTETIRRFEKEGVDWSASEIATFADRFSVDAFHDSMRDAVDTAVSNADITPSWYEQYESDN comes from the coding sequence ATGACCGATTTCGGAGCGGCCGATCGAGAGCTGGCGGTCGCCCACTGGGGCGAACACGCTAACGGTGGCGGCGATCGCCTCGCTTGGGAACTCGCACGGGTCTTCGAGGACGCACCGTTCTACGTCGGCTGGCGCGACGAATCCATCGAGCCGGCCGATATCGAGGCCGAACAGCTCATCCAAGATCGGCTGCTGAACCGCGCCCTCGAACAGGGTGGACTGGCACGCCAGCTCGCCCATCTCGTGGGGTGGCAGCTCGCGTCGCCGCTGCGGGAGTACGACATCCTCGTCACGAGCGGGAACGAGCCGCTGTTTTACGTCGCTCCAACCGAGCAGACGTGGGTCGCGTATATTCATCACACGAACCGCAGACAATCGGATCAGATCACCGAGATCGAATCTGCACGGTTCCCTCGGCTCCAATTGCTCGTTTACTACGCGATCCGTGTCCTGTTCGATCACAACACTCATCGACCCGATCTCTATGTCGTCAACTCCGAACTCGTCAAGCGTCGAGTCGAGCGGTACTGGGGCGTCCCGAGTGAGAAGATCCGCGTTGTGTATCCGCCCGTCGATACCCACAAATACAATCCGACCGACGAGGAGACGGAAGAGTACTACGTGACCCTATCGCGGCTGGATTGGCACAAAGATATCGACGGGATCGTCAGAGCATTCAACGAACTTGAGCAGCGACTACTCGTCGCCGGTGACGGGCCCGAGCGCGAGCGCCTCGAACGCATGGCCGGCGACAACGTCGAGTTTCTGGGGTTCGTCGACGAGGCCGAGAAACAGCGCCTACTATCGGGTGCGAAAGCGTTTGTATTCAACGGCCGTGACGAGGACTTCGGGATTGCTCCAGTCGAAGCGCTGGCGGCCGGTACGCCACTGCTCGGGGTCAAGGAGGGAATGACACAGTTTCAGGTCGTCGACGGGAAGAACGGCTATCGACACACTCGAACAGGAGAGACCGGACCGTCCCTTACCGAGACGATTCGCCGGTTCGAGAAAGAAGGGGTCGATTGGTCTGCGTCGGAGATTGCCACTTTCGCCGACCGCTTCTCCGTAGATGCGTTCCATGACAGTATGCGAGACGCAGTCGATACGGCGGTCTCGAACGCTGACATCACCCCCTCCTGGTACGAACAGTACGAATCGGACAACTGA
- the aglG gene encoding glucosyl-dolichyl phosphate glucuronosyltransferase: MKVSVVICTYAMDRYDVFSECVDSVLSQTYDPLEVVILVDGNEPVFEQVQNDYGGLDDVVLHCNDENQGISHSRTRGAEIATGDVVAFIDDDAVAEDDWVAELARVYEETDALAVGGHVAPDWVTEKPDFFPAEFYWLVGCDERGMGEHMEELRNTYGSNISFRREVFLNVGGYDENTGRHGDRHIQAHEAPVCIRIANKYGRGVIYNTDAVVHHKLFDYRGDFQWLVFRSFWQGYSKRIMDLLLPEAKGDKNEYLRDLMLEFVPERLSDLVRRPSSAKAKQLVTIFIFTAAVGFGYLYGLIEMDRTELTVESDTVSST; the protein is encoded by the coding sequence ATGAAGGTCTCCGTCGTTATCTGTACCTACGCGATGGATCGCTACGACGTCTTCTCCGAGTGCGTCGACAGCGTCCTCTCACAAACCTACGACCCGCTCGAGGTTGTCATCCTCGTCGACGGGAACGAACCGGTCTTCGAACAAGTCCAAAACGATTACGGGGGCCTCGATGACGTCGTCTTGCACTGTAACGACGAGAATCAGGGAATTTCGCACAGTCGGACTCGAGGCGCCGAGATCGCCACCGGCGACGTCGTCGCGTTCATCGACGACGACGCCGTGGCCGAGGACGACTGGGTCGCGGAACTGGCTCGCGTCTACGAGGAGACCGACGCCCTCGCCGTCGGCGGCCACGTCGCTCCTGATTGGGTGACCGAGAAACCCGACTTCTTCCCGGCGGAGTTCTACTGGCTTGTCGGCTGTGACGAGCGCGGCATGGGCGAGCACATGGAAGAACTGCGGAACACGTACGGCTCGAACATCTCGTTTCGCCGCGAGGTGTTCTTGAACGTCGGCGGCTACGACGAGAACACGGGCCGCCACGGCGATCGCCACATCCAGGCCCACGAGGCGCCCGTCTGCATTCGAATCGCGAACAAGTACGGACGGGGCGTGATCTACAACACGGATGCGGTGGTCCATCACAAACTGTTCGACTATCGTGGGGACTTCCAGTGGCTGGTATTCCGATCGTTCTGGCAGGGATACTCGAAACGGATCATGGATCTGCTGCTGCCCGAGGCGAAGGGTGATAAAAACGAGTATCTACGGGATCTCATGCTCGAGTTCGTTCCGGAGCGGCTGTCGGATCTCGTGCGACGGCCCTCGAGTGCGAAAGCGAAGCAGCTCGTGACGATCTTTATTTTTACCGCGGCGGTCGGGTTCGGTTACCTGTACGGGTTAATCGAAATGGATCGAACAGAACTGACCGTTGAGAGCGACACCGTAAGTAGCACGTAA
- a CDS encoding oligosaccharyl transferase, archaeosortase A system-associated — MSTDTEHVEEDSETSSSLLETWSDWYHIPVLGAVMLFMFWVRTQAYDRFVTEDGSPALAGVDSWYHWRTIEWTAENYPNTMPYEVWTGFPEGNYVGQFGTLFDQLIVTVAMIVGLGNPSTETVYTVALLMIPAMAALVAIPVFYAGRRLGGTLGGIVSVLVLALAKGQFLTRSTVGQLDHHVGEVLFMAIAVVAMMVALTVAERDQPIYELVVDRDWDALRTSTIYSVLAGVALTLYIWVWPSAVLLVGIFGVFFAVQLCFDYLRGISPDHVAFVGAVSLGVTAILTLLLMEQPGSTSSTSFGLLQPLAAFLVAVGCVFMAWVARQWNDRDIERRYYPVAIAGLIAAALLAMWLLLPSLFDSIVGNATRRMLPFGGTATDLTISEAQPPENFLDSVFSEFGSAFYTMLAGLAFIVIRPLFGRKIRAEHTLVVVWTLFLISMAATQVRFSYYLVLGVAVVNAAFVAEFVRLFDLDLQASLESIRGIETYQVIVLFLVVILLFAPLLPPIAADDTTSWEQANSTGPSYDATMVWEGSNEWLANNTPAPGNWGEHENADQLEYFGSYDRPADGDYDYPEGSYGVMSWWDYGHLITTQGERIPHANPFQQNAPSASAFLTAESEERGELVLDTIAAGENPADKSTEELESLSEGATHEQMRYVMVDYEMAAGKFSAITAWSGPNYEHYVTPSGHEDGEPVNINDYQNGTIPYYDTMQSQLYFDDADGLEHYRTVHENADAGTATIATYANVFVPGAIQGQVAQELQELGYQEGDVIYYQDGEFAAPGEGRPSVAIQQMGFQRIQSIQQNPTQQLLGVRSAAAVKTFERVEGATLTGTVDDADDVLGNETTATVEVELETNAGRTFNYTQETEVAEDGSFELTVPYATNDELGVEDGYTDSAVEATGEYDVTVGEPGETGYAAETAVPETAVVQGETITVDGFEQTELEDPDESEDGNETDGNETDGGSTDGNETDGGNETDDGNQTDGGNETGSDGAEAEDN, encoded by the coding sequence ATGAGTACGGACACCGAACACGTCGAGGAGGACTCCGAGACGTCATCCTCCCTCCTCGAGACGTGGTCTGACTGGTATCACATCCCCGTGCTCGGGGCTGTGATGCTGTTTATGTTCTGGGTGCGGACCCAGGCGTACGACCGATTCGTTACCGAAGACGGGAGTCCCGCCCTCGCGGGCGTCGACTCGTGGTATCACTGGCGAACAATCGAATGGACGGCGGAGAACTACCCGAACACGATGCCCTACGAGGTGTGGACCGGGTTTCCGGAAGGCAACTACGTCGGCCAGTTCGGTACCCTGTTCGACCAACTAATCGTCACGGTCGCGATGATCGTCGGGCTCGGCAATCCGTCGACTGAGACCGTCTACACCGTCGCACTACTGATGATCCCGGCGATGGCCGCGCTCGTGGCGATTCCGGTCTTCTACGCGGGTCGGCGCCTCGGCGGCACGCTCGGGGGCATCGTCTCCGTGCTCGTGCTCGCACTCGCGAAAGGGCAGTTCCTGACGCGGTCGACGGTCGGCCAGCTCGACCACCACGTCGGCGAGGTGCTGTTCATGGCGATCGCCGTCGTCGCGATGATGGTCGCGCTCACCGTCGCCGAGCGCGACCAGCCGATCTACGAACTGGTCGTCGACAGGGACTGGGACGCGCTGCGAACGTCGACCATCTACAGCGTCCTCGCCGGGGTCGCGCTCACGCTGTACATCTGGGTCTGGCCCTCGGCGGTCCTCCTGGTCGGTATCTTCGGCGTCTTCTTCGCCGTGCAACTCTGCTTCGACTACCTCCGCGGGATCTCGCCGGACCACGTCGCCTTCGTCGGCGCGGTGAGCCTCGGCGTGACCGCGATCCTGACGCTCCTCCTGATGGAACAGCCCGGAAGCACGAGTTCGACGAGCTTCGGACTGCTCCAGCCCCTCGCCGCCTTCCTCGTGGCCGTCGGCTGCGTCTTCATGGCCTGGGTCGCCCGCCAGTGGAACGATCGCGATATCGAGCGGCGGTACTACCCCGTTGCCATCGCCGGCCTCATCGCCGCGGCGCTGCTGGCGATGTGGCTTCTCCTGCCCAGCCTGTTCGACTCGATCGTCGGGAACGCGACGCGGCGCATGCTCCCGTTTGGCGGAACGGCCACCGACCTCACGATTTCCGAGGCCCAACCCCCGGAGAACTTCCTCGACAGCGTCTTTAGCGAGTTCGGAAGCGCGTTCTACACGATGCTCGCCGGCCTCGCTTTCATCGTCATTCGCCCGCTGTTCGGCCGCAAGATCCGCGCCGAGCACACGCTGGTCGTCGTCTGGACGCTGTTCCTGATCAGCATGGCGGCGACGCAGGTTCGCTTCTCGTACTACCTCGTGCTCGGCGTCGCGGTCGTCAACGCCGCGTTCGTCGCGGAGTTCGTTCGCCTCTTCGATCTGGACCTTCAGGCGAGCCTCGAGTCGATTCGCGGAATCGAGACCTATCAGGTGATCGTGCTTTTCCTCGTCGTGATCCTGCTGTTCGCGCCGCTACTCCCGCCGATCGCCGCCGACGATACGACCTCTTGGGAACAAGCCAATAGCACCGGCCCGTCCTACGACGCCACCATGGTCTGGGAGGGGTCGAACGAGTGGCTCGCCAACAACACGCCCGCGCCGGGCAACTGGGGCGAGCACGAAAACGCCGATCAGCTCGAGTACTTCGGATCGTACGACCGCCCCGCCGACGGGGATTACGACTATCCCGAAGGCTCCTACGGCGTGATGTCGTGGTGGGACTACGGCCACCTGATAACGACGCAGGGCGAGCGGATCCCCCACGCGAACCCGTTCCAGCAGAACGCGCCGTCCGCCTCGGCGTTCCTGACCGCCGAGTCCGAGGAACGCGGCGAACTGGTCCTCGATACCATCGCCGCCGGCGAGAACCCGGCCGACAAGTCCACCGAGGAACTCGAGTCGCTGTCCGAGGGCGCCACCCACGAGCAGATGCGGTACGTGATGGTCGACTACGAGATGGCGGCCGGGAAGTTCTCCGCGATCACCGCGTGGTCCGGGCCGAACTACGAACACTACGTGACGCCGTCGGGCCACGAGGACGGAGAGCCGGTGAACATCAATGACTACCAGAACGGGACCATCCCCTACTACGACACGATGCAGTCCCAGCTGTACTTCGACGACGCGGACGGGCTCGAGCACTACCGGACCGTCCACGAAAACGCCGACGCTGGGACGGCGACGATCGCCACCTACGCGAATGTGTTCGTCCCCGGCGCCATTCAGGGACAGGTCGCCCAGGAGCTGCAGGAACTGGGCTACCAGGAGGGTGACGTGATCTACTACCAGGACGGCGAGTTCGCGGCGCCCGGCGAGGGACGTCCGTCGGTAGCGATACAGCAGATGGGATTCCAGCGGATTCAGAGCATCCAACAGAACCCGACCCAGCAGCTACTGGGCGTCCGGAGCGCCGCCGCGGTGAAGACGTTCGAACGCGTCGAGGGCGCGACGCTCACTGGCACCGTCGACGACGCAGACGACGTGCTCGGAAACGAGACGACGGCCACCGTCGAGGTCGAACTCGAGACGAACGCCGGTCGGACGTTCAACTACACGCAGGAGACCGAAGTCGCCGAGGACGGCTCGTTCGAACTGACCGTTCCCTACGCGACCAACGACGAACTCGGCGTCGAGGACGGCTACACGGACAGCGCCGTCGAAGCGACCGGCGAGTACGACGTGACCGTCGGCGAACCGGGCGAAACCGGCTACGCGGCGGAGACGGCCGTCCCCGAGACCGCAGTGGTTCAGGGCGAGACCATCACCGTCGACGGGTTCGAGCAGACCGAACTCGAGGACCCCGACGAGTCGGAAGACGGCAACGAGACCGACGGCAACGAAACCGACGGCGGCTCGACGGACGGAAACGAAACCGACGGCGGGAACGAAACCGACGACGGCAACCAGACCGACGGCGGCAACGAAACCGGTTCGGACGGCGCCGAAGCCGAGGACAACTAA